A single region of the Tepidisphaeraceae bacterium genome encodes:
- a CDS encoding polysaccharide deacetylase family protein: protein MINVAQTLIRNTDSVFARAYLGVRPERPALMSFLFHSLFRDEREIAMNHVDPLQRTTVAQFRQFIEYYLEHGYTFIDPQDVLNGLKADRKYALITFDDGYFNNALALPILNEFRVPATFFISANHVRDNKCFWWDVLHRERCQRGASPQQIYREGAAMKSMTTEAMEVQLTRHFGTDAFRPRSDIDRPFTPSELRDFASNPYVHIGNHTANHGILTNYPPDQVREQVAGAQAMLTEMTGKTPISIAYPNGGHSLEVVRICREAGLKVGFTVRPEKSALPLGEPDSDLLRLGRFCPHGESSIIGQCRTYRSDVLVYGLFRDTYLRLVRGKVAQ, encoded by the coding sequence ATGATCAACGTCGCTCAAACGCTCATCCGCAACACCGACTCGGTCTTCGCGCGTGCCTACCTCGGCGTTCGCCCGGAGCGGCCGGCGCTCATGTCGTTCCTGTTCCACTCGCTGTTCCGCGACGAACGCGAGATCGCGATGAACCATGTCGACCCGCTGCAGCGCACCACCGTTGCGCAGTTCCGGCAGTTCATCGAGTACTACCTGGAACACGGCTACACGTTCATCGACCCGCAGGACGTGCTGAACGGCCTGAAGGCCGACCGGAAGTACGCGCTGATCACGTTCGATGACGGTTACTTCAACAACGCACTGGCGCTGCCGATCCTGAACGAGTTCCGCGTGCCGGCGACGTTCTTCATCTCGGCCAACCACGTGCGCGACAACAAGTGCTTCTGGTGGGACGTGCTGCACCGCGAGCGCTGCCAGCGTGGCGCGTCGCCGCAGCAGATCTACCGCGAGGGCGCGGCGATGAAGTCGATGACGACCGAGGCGATGGAGGTCCAACTGACTCGTCACTTCGGCACCGACGCCTTCCGCCCGCGCAGCGATATAGATCGGCCGTTCACACCGAGCGAACTGCGCGACTTCGCGAGCAACCCGTACGTGCACATCGGCAACCACACCGCCAACCACGGCATTCTAACGAACTACCCGCCCGACCAGGTGCGCGAGCAGGTTGCCGGCGCACAGGCGATGCTGACCGAGATGACGGGAAAAACGCCGATCTCCATCGCTTATCCAAACGGTGGACATTCGCTGGAGGTAGTGCGGATTTGCAGGGAAGCGGGGCTGAAGGTCGGCTTCACGGTGCGCCCCGAGAAGAGCGCCTTGCCGCTTGGCGAGCCCGATTCCGACCTGCTGCGCTTGGGCCGATTCTGCCCGCACGGCGAGTCGTCGATCATCGGCCAATGCAGGACGTACCGGTCCGACGTGCTCGTCTACGGCCTGTTCCGCGACACGTACCTGCGGCTGGTTCGCGGCAAGGTGGCCCAGTAA
- a CDS encoding glycosyltransferase family 4 protein, which produces MPIDRLTSETSAASIEVATPAPLRVLLIVESSGGGTGRHVCDLADGLTARGCEVHMVYSPTRADRMFMQRLGELPDLRAVAMPMRTGIHPSDLHAVRAIRRYMRQNGPFDVVHGHSSKGGALARLAGFCTGAKVVYTLHGLIMMDPGLAWWKRTFYQAIERVLSWGTSLIVAVSPEEARAAIRIGLGQSRVITVPNGIGPMKLTDRTAARQALGVASDAVVIGFVGRLVEQKAPDVLLKAFAATVRQVPQSRLAMVGAGPLDASLRELAAKLGVTDKVIWLGERDARELLAAFDIFALSSRKEGLPYVIIEAMAAGHPIVATRSAGVEILIEPGRNGAMVEAGDVDGFAAALTELAANPASLARSGRESRRMAARFTTDAMVNDTLGAFHDVVGDARRSAARVQQPKAPVPVAAAAPEMKIDVPRRKQTA; this is translated from the coding sequence ATGCCCATCGATCGTCTTACGAGTGAAACGTCGGCCGCGAGCATTGAAGTTGCGACGCCCGCGCCGCTGCGCGTGTTGCTGATCGTCGAATCGAGCGGCGGCGGCACCGGGCGGCACGTGTGCGACCTGGCCGACGGCCTGACCGCGCGTGGCTGCGAGGTGCATATGGTCTACTCGCCCACCCGCGCCGATCGCATGTTCATGCAGCGGCTCGGCGAGTTGCCCGACCTGCGTGCGGTGGCGATGCCGATGCGCACCGGCATTCACCCTAGTGATCTTCATGCCGTGCGCGCGATACGCCGGTACATGCGCCAGAACGGGCCATTCGACGTCGTGCATGGTCACAGTTCCAAGGGTGGCGCGCTGGCACGGCTGGCTGGCTTCTGCACCGGCGCGAAGGTCGTCTACACGCTGCACGGCCTCATCATGATGGACCCGGGCTTGGCGTGGTGGAAGCGCACGTTCTACCAGGCGATCGAGCGCGTCCTCAGCTGGGGCACATCGCTCATCGTCGCGGTATCGCCGGAGGAGGCCCGGGCGGCCATTCGCATTGGCCTGGGCCAGTCGCGCGTCATCACCGTGCCCAACGGCATCGGCCCGATGAAGCTAACCGATCGCACAGCGGCCAGGCAGGCGCTGGGCGTGGCGTCCGACGCGGTCGTGATCGGCTTCGTCGGTCGGCTGGTCGAACAGAAGGCGCCGGACGTGCTGCTGAAGGCGTTCGCTGCCACCGTGCGACAGGTGCCGCAATCGCGGCTGGCGATGGTGGGGGCCGGGCCGTTGGATGCATCACTGCGCGAACTGGCGGCCAAGTTGGGTGTAACCGACAAGGTCATCTGGCTCGGTGAGCGCGATGCGCGCGAGCTGCTGGCGGCGTTCGACATCTTTGCCCTGTCCAGCCGCAAGGAGGGCCTGCCCTACGTGATCATCGAAGCGATGGCGGCGGGCCACCCCATCGTCGCGACGCGCTCGGCAGGGGTTGAGATCCTCATTGAGCCCGGCCGTAACGGCGCCATGGTCGAAGCGGGCGATGTCGACGGCTTCGCCGCAGCGTTAACCGAACTGGCCGCCAATCCGGCTTCGCTGGCGCGCAGCGGGCGAGAGTCGCGCCGTATGGCGGCGCGGTTCACGACCGACGCGATGGTCAACGACACGCTCGGCGCGTTCCACGACGTGGTGGGAGACGCTCGCCGCAGCGCTGCGCGTGTGCAACAACCCAAGGCGCCCGTGCCGGTGGCGGCGGCGGCGCCGGAGATGAAGATCGACGTGCCACGACGAAAGCAGACCGCATGA
- a CDS encoding glycosyltransferase: MNGREHNATKIRIVHVINSFQFGGAEAMLCNLVLRTDRDRFEPSVVALIDDMTVAGPLIKAGIPITVIGMKPGLPDPRGVWRLARHLRAARPAVVQTWMDHSNLIGGIASRMGCDAHVVWGVHHSEHVRGVAKRSTLLTVSACAKLSRRVPSQIVLCSNYSRTHYAERGFAAEKLTVIPNGFDTSLFRPDADARRNVRQELGLRDDEVVFGLAARYDPMKDPGNFLQAAALLAKRHASARFVVYGANMNRDNAELMEQIDALGLVDRIVLLGPRRDVARVHAAMDVAVLSSISEAFPLVLGEAMSCGVPCVSTDVGDASLIVGDFGRIVPRRDPQAMADAWGDMIAMGATGRAQLGQQGRQRVRELFDLDAVTRRYEDLYLKLATGGSSPKPASVSEWRTTAAGGAPAPLTGNA; encoded by the coding sequence ATGAACGGCCGCGAGCACAACGCGACAAAGATCCGGATCGTGCACGTCATCAACAGCTTCCAGTTTGGCGGCGCTGAAGCGATGCTGTGCAACCTGGTGCTGCGCACCGACCGCGACCGATTCGAACCGTCGGTCGTCGCGCTGATCGACGACATGACGGTCGCCGGCCCGCTCATCAAGGCGGGCATCCCGATCACCGTCATCGGCATGAAGCCCGGCCTGCCCGACCCGCGCGGCGTATGGCGGCTGGCCCGGCACCTGCGGGCCGCGCGGCCGGCGGTCGTGCAGACGTGGATGGACCACTCGAACCTTATCGGTGGCATCGCGTCGCGCATGGGGTGCGACGCCCACGTGGTGTGGGGCGTGCACCATTCCGAACACGTGCGCGGCGTGGCGAAGCGGTCGACGCTGCTCACGGTGTCCGCCTGCGCAAAGCTATCGCGACGCGTGCCATCGCAGATCGTGCTTTGTTCCAACTATTCCCGCACCCACTACGCCGAGCGCGGCTTCGCGGCCGAGAAATTGACCGTCATCCCCAACGGGTTCGACACGTCGCTGTTCCGGCCCGACGCCGATGCGCGGCGCAACGTTCGGCAGGAACTGGGCCTGCGTGACGACGAAGTCGTGTTCGGTCTGGCAGCGCGGTACGACCCAATGAAGGACCCCGGAAACTTCCTTCAGGCCGCGGCCCTGTTGGCGAAGCGGCATGCCAGCGCGCGGTTTGTCGTCTACGGCGCGAACATGAATCGGGATAACGCGGAACTGATGGAACAGATCGACGCGCTCGGCCTCGTGGACCGAATCGTGCTGCTTGGGCCGCGCCGCGACGTGGCGCGAGTTCATGCGGCGATGGACGTGGCGGTGCTGTCGTCGATCAGCGAGGCTTTCCCGCTGGTGCTCGGCGAGGCGATGTCGTGCGGCGTGCCGTGCGTGTCGACCGACGTCGGTGACGCGTCGCTGATCGTGGGTGACTTCGGCCGGATCGTGCCGCGCCGCGACCCCCAGGCGATGGCCGATGCCTGGGGCGACATGATCGCGATGGGCGCCACCGGCCGAGCACAACTCGGTCAGCAGGGCCGCCAGCGGGTGCGCGAACTGTTCGACTTGGACGCCGTCACCCGCCGCTACGAGGACCTTTATCTGAAGTTGGCCACCGGCGGCTCATCACCGAAGCCCGCAAGTGTCTCGGAATGGCGAACGACCGCAGCCGGTGGCGCCCCCGCGCCATTGACGGGCAATGCTTGA
- a CDS encoding GNAT family N-acetyltransferase, whose amino-acid sequence MKIEIVHNFDAHRLMADEAFRGAWAQLWDQCPWATTCQAHGFADAWYGAYREHYEPLLVLGRSDTGALLAVLPLGKAIRGGRVVVAGAHQAEYQSCVSAPEHGDTFMRLAMVALQPLLASSGLALRYMQPSSPTAWLDDASLQSRVTTKWHRRPLMRFDDGKEVEASLKKSGNKSRIRRMKKFGNVALVHITDPAEFERLLGTIIESYDLRRLAIDGVAPFQHDPCKRPFHLSLMRTPGLLHVTVLKVGDQVASAHLNAMGKRDGIVSLICHNAALGSHSPGKIHVLMLAQLLMKQGYGQLDLTPGGDAYKERFATAWDEVREVSIFPTSAARQRAAFMLRADGAIRSGLTKVGIQPAKAKAASREVRSMGPLKAAQAVTRWATDWSASRQVTNVYRWSPASLANPNEYPLARRDTLKQLLDCDLSELGISQRQFVSSALRRIESGNHLYSVIDGQRLLHCGWLAHGPDPEGLAEVMPGLTVPSTSVVLFDLYSTATSPRRGPASFIEHMLRHAVTIANGAPVIVVSPSRGRIAEAVCRVPGMILERSITQTCHTGRRSIMLAQHADNCLSTPIPSSVPAVEPSDAQEEPAPATPSLATSVVRQQGKRRTATAAEVVHGA is encoded by the coding sequence ATGAAGATCGAGATTGTTCACAACTTCGACGCGCACCGGCTGATGGCCGACGAGGCGTTCCGCGGCGCCTGGGCCCAGCTGTGGGACCAGTGTCCGTGGGCCACCACGTGCCAGGCGCACGGCTTCGCCGACGCGTGGTACGGCGCATATCGCGAGCATTACGAGCCGCTGTTGGTGCTGGGCCGAAGCGATACTGGCGCGCTGCTCGCCGTGTTGCCCTTGGGCAAGGCCATTCGCGGTGGACGAGTGGTGGTGGCTGGCGCGCATCAGGCGGAGTATCAATCCTGCGTCTCCGCTCCCGAGCATGGCGACACGTTCATGAGGTTGGCGATGGTGGCGCTGCAGCCACTGCTGGCATCCAGCGGCCTTGCGCTGCGATACATGCAGCCGTCGTCGCCCACCGCTTGGCTTGATGATGCGTCGCTTCAATCTCGTGTCACCACCAAGTGGCACCGCCGGCCCCTGATGCGCTTCGACGACGGCAAGGAGGTCGAGGCCTCGCTGAAGAAGTCGGGCAACAAGAGTCGCATTCGGCGGATGAAGAAGTTCGGCAACGTTGCCCTCGTGCACATCACGGATCCGGCCGAGTTTGAACGGCTGCTCGGTACGATCATCGAATCGTACGACCTGCGCCGCCTGGCGATCGATGGCGTGGCGCCGTTTCAGCACGATCCGTGCAAGCGCCCGTTTCACCTGAGCCTGATGCGCACGCCCGGCCTGCTGCACGTCACCGTGTTGAAGGTCGGCGATCAGGTCGCGTCGGCCCATCTGAACGCGATGGGCAAGCGCGACGGCATCGTCAGCTTGATCTGTCACAACGCCGCCCTTGGGTCGCATTCGCCAGGCAAGATTCACGTGCTGATGCTGGCGCAACTGCTGATGAAGCAGGGTTACGGGCAGCTCGACCTTACGCCCGGCGGCGATGCGTACAAAGAGCGGTTCGCAACGGCCTGGGACGAGGTGCGCGAGGTTTCGATCTTCCCCACCTCCGCCGCTCGGCAACGCGCTGCCTTCATGCTGCGTGCGGACGGCGCGATTCGATCCGGTTTGACGAAGGTCGGCATTCAGCCTGCCAAGGCCAAGGCCGCCTCGCGCGAGGTGCGCTCGATGGGCCCGCTGAAGGCTGCCCAGGCCGTGACGCGCTGGGCCACCGACTGGAGCGCGTCGCGCCAGGTCACCAACGTATACCGGTGGTCACCGGCATCCCTGGCGAATCCGAATGAGTACCCCTTGGCCCGCCGCGATACGCTGAAGCAGTTGCTGGACTGCGACCTGAGCGAGTTGGGCATCTCGCAGCGGCAGTTCGTGTCGAGCGCGCTGCGGCGTATCGAGTCTGGCAACCATCTGTACAGCGTGATCGACGGCCAACGCCTGCTGCACTGCGGGTGGCTGGCGCACGGGCCCGATCCCGAGGGGCTCGCGGAAGTGATGCCAGGCCTAACGGTTCCTTCCACCAGCGTCGTCCTGTTCGACCTCTACAGCACCGCGACGTCGCCGCGCCGTGGACCGGCGAGCTTTATCGAACATATGTTGCGGCACGCGGTCACCATCGCCAACGGGGCGCCGGTGATCGTGGTTTCGCCAAGCCGCGGCCGTATTGCCGAGGCGGTCTGTCGTGTGCCCGGCATGATCCTCGAGCGGTCGATCACGCAAACGTGTCACACGGGCCGGCGGAGCATTATGTTGGCGCAGCACGCGGACAACTGTTTATCGACCCCGATCCCATCCAGCGTGCCGGCTGTGGAGCCGAGCGATGCACAAGAAGAACCGGCACCGGCGACACCGTCGCTCGCAACGTCGGTGGTACGACAACAAGGCAAGCGCCGGACGGCAACGGCCGCCGAGGTTGTTCACGGAGCGTAG
- a CDS encoding NAD(P)-binding domain-containing protein: MIHQPSDNFAHSVTAGVLQMGEMGAAIAAVLKARGCRVVTTSGGRSRETTDRANAAGVEVLDSLAAVAHEADVVFSLVVPAVAEQAATDYCDAARGVRSPALYVDLNSVSPELAIAIGDRLKRQRIQYVDGAINGLAKNLTSSATMFLSGLHAQRVAGLFGDAVKTRVLGREVGAASSMKMLLSGLSKGVCALYAELAMLADQRGMLDAMLSETATIYPGIHALVERMLPTYATHAARRTTEVAELESTAVAAGLEPCVITAVRQMHQDIANVSFDTAHAKGWTVESFVRQLSSAARDNATATAGGPTVTAGDNYGQ, from the coding sequence ATGATCCACCAACCTTCCGACAACTTCGCACACTCGGTGACGGCCGGCGTCCTGCAGATGGGCGAGATGGGCGCCGCGATCGCGGCGGTCCTGAAGGCCCGCGGTTGCCGCGTCGTCACCACATCGGGTGGGCGTAGCCGTGAGACGACCGACCGCGCCAACGCCGCTGGCGTAGAGGTGCTCGACTCGCTCGCGGCGGTTGCCCACGAGGCGGACGTCGTCTTCTCGCTCGTCGTCCCCGCGGTGGCCGAACAGGCGGCGACCGACTACTGCGATGCCGCACGCGGCGTGCGCAGCCCCGCGCTCTACGTCGACCTCAACTCCGTCTCGCCCGAACTGGCCATTGCGATCGGCGATCGGTTGAAGCGGCAGCGCATTCAGTACGTCGACGGCGCGATCAACGGCTTGGCGAAGAACCTGACCAGCAGCGCGACGATGTTCCTCAGTGGGCTACACGCGCAGCGCGTTGCGGGGCTATTTGGTGACGCCGTGAAGACGCGCGTGCTCGGCCGCGAGGTCGGCGCGGCATCGTCGATGAAGATGCTGCTGAGCGGGCTGTCGAAAGGCGTGTGCGCACTTTACGCCGAGCTCGCCATGCTCGCCGATCAGCGTGGCATGCTCGACGCGATGTTGAGCGAGACGGCAACGATCTACCCGGGCATTCACGCGTTGGTCGAGCGCATGCTCCCAACGTATGCCACGCACGCGGCTCGTCGCACGACGGAAGTTGCCGAACTCGAATCGACCGCCGTAGCCGCAGGGCTTGAGCCCTGCGTCATCACGGCCGTCCGACAGATGCATCAGGACATCGCAAACGTGTCGTTCGATACGGCGCACGCCAAAGGCTGGACGGTCGAATCGTTCGTCCGACAGCTGAGTAGCGCCGCGCGTGACAACGCCACCGCAACCGCTGGCGGTCCGACCGTGACCGCGGGAGACAATTATGGCCAATAA
- a CDS encoding glycosyltransferase family 4 protein codes for MKQSTEPQTICMFTPSASGGHPLYTAELMTALAAQSHGGYRYELLSSVDLQPQFRDKPYPVHPILPALHHKRSYANRLAWVLSRVTHYPRRERAFLTWLKTRPDIAGVHLQEWKYWLAMPLIRGLQRQGKRVYHTVHNVYPHRYPTYLPKAFVDRLCRRAFMQCDGLFVLTDRLAEELKAFLGPAHPPIHVTPHGVWTVPDAEPSASIDERMTWKRLLFFGAIRMNKGLHLLLKAAESLPGYSITIAGDVWDRDYFAAQIVPQIKRLREMGVEVTLVDRFIKDEEVGPLFKSHSAIVLPYTKQFVAQSGVVYMALAYGLPVVASEEGGLRDLLREAQIGATFNEPTPEALATAVRSLESAEARQGLLQAMQAAKQRYSWKAAARATATAYVAISTEGRREEDVCTIRTSPAH; via the coding sequence ATGAAACAGTCGACCGAACCGCAAACGATCTGCATGTTTACCCCGTCGGCCAGCGGTGGGCACCCGTTGTACACCGCTGAGCTGATGACGGCGCTGGCTGCCCAGTCGCACGGTGGCTACCGCTACGAACTGCTGAGCAGCGTCGACCTGCAACCGCAGTTTCGCGACAAGCCCTACCCGGTCCACCCGATCTTGCCGGCGTTGCATCACAAGCGGTCGTACGCGAACCGGCTGGCCTGGGTGCTGAGCCGGGTGACGCACTACCCGCGCCGCGAGCGCGCGTTCCTGACGTGGCTGAAGACGCGCCCTGACATTGCAGGCGTCCACCTGCAGGAGTGGAAGTACTGGCTGGCGATGCCGCTTATCCGCGGCCTTCAGCGTCAGGGCAAGCGCGTCTACCACACCGTTCACAACGTCTACCCGCACCGGTATCCGACGTACCTGCCAAAGGCATTCGTCGATCGGCTGTGCCGTCGCGCGTTTATGCAGTGCGACGGCCTGTTCGTGCTGACCGATCGCTTGGCTGAAGAACTGAAGGCGTTCCTGGGCCCGGCGCACCCGCCGATCCACGTTACGCCGCACGGCGTGTGGACCGTGCCCGATGCGGAACCGTCCGCCAGCATCGATGAGCGCATGACCTGGAAGCGGCTGCTGTTCTTCGGCGCGATCCGCATGAACAAGGGCCTGCACCTGCTGCTGAAGGCCGCCGAATCGTTGCCGGGCTACAGCATCACCATTGCCGGCGACGTGTGGGACCGCGATTACTTCGCCGCGCAGATCGTGCCGCAGATCAAACGCCTGCGAGAGATGGGCGTTGAGGTGACGCTGGTCGACCGCTTCATCAAGGATGAGGAGGTCGGGCCGCTGTTTAAATCGCACAGCGCGATCGTGCTGCCGTACACGAAGCAGTTCGTCGCCCAGAGCGGCGTGGTCTACATGGCGCTGGCGTACGGCCTGCCCGTGGTGGCCAGCGAAGAGGGTGGGCTGCGCGATCTGCTGCGCGAGGCGCAGATCGGCGCGACGTTCAACGAGCCCACGCCCGAGGCGCTGGCGACGGCCGTTCGGTCTTTGGAATCGGCCGAGGCGCGGCAGGGGCTGCTGCAGGCGATGCAGGCGGCCAAGCAACGCTACTCGTGGAAGGCCGCCGCCCGCGCCACCGCGACGGCGTACGTCGCCATCTCCACCGAGGGACGAAGGGAGGAGGATGTTTGCACCATCCGCACATCTCCCGCGCACTGA
- a CDS encoding oligosaccharide flippase family protein, which yields MQQHSRHFLSHTGIYLIARGLPGIVAFVAIPLFSRLLEPADYGRYALVVATVGLLNALLFQWLRLSLMRYMPAYKGDPHRLKSTLLSVALLMIAALGVLAAGICLLPIGSEWRSLILPCWVVLAVQAMFELFSEYSRAVIQPWRNMVFQLMRVGAFVLVGAAFVWGGWTWWGPLAGATVGMLLAIVYGFRQDWRGVRLSIDPVMLKRLAVYGVPLSLTVALAVVISVSDRFLISWYLGESAAGLYAVANDFTEQSLTMLMMVVNLAMYPLAVRAWEEQGRDAAQDQMRSNASLLMAVGLPAVVGIGVLTPGIATCFFGERFRESAVGVMPLIAIAAFLGGLKAYHFDAAFQFAHRTIYQVWIVLFVAIVNIVLNVIAIPTWGIKGAAGATLLAYVVSIGLTAYFGRRHFALPFPLKACAQVVLACGVMAMVLWPFRDAITPAMVATQIAVGIGVYGVVLIGSNFLGLRDAIAQKYLGVEVDLKSSGHCDGDVAVHLVETRQA from the coding sequence ATGCAGCAGCACAGTCGACATTTCCTCTCGCATACGGGCATCTACCTCATTGCACGCGGGCTGCCGGGCATCGTGGCGTTCGTCGCGATTCCCCTGTTCTCCCGCCTGCTCGAGCCCGCCGACTACGGGCGCTACGCGCTGGTCGTGGCGACGGTGGGGCTGCTGAACGCATTGTTGTTCCAGTGGCTGCGCCTGTCCCTCATGCGCTACATGCCGGCGTACAAGGGCGACCCGCATCGATTGAAGTCGACGCTGCTCTCGGTGGCGCTGCTGATGATCGCGGCGCTCGGTGTGCTTGCGGCCGGCATTTGCCTGCTGCCGATCGGCAGCGAATGGCGATCGCTGATCCTGCCGTGCTGGGTGGTGCTGGCGGTGCAGGCGATGTTCGAGCTGTTCAGCGAGTACTCGCGCGCCGTCATCCAGCCGTGGCGCAACATGGTGTTCCAGCTGATGCGGGTCGGTGCCTTTGTTCTCGTCGGCGCGGCGTTCGTGTGGGGCGGTTGGACCTGGTGGGGGCCATTGGCAGGCGCAACGGTCGGCATGCTGCTGGCGATCGTCTACGGCTTCAGGCAGGACTGGCGGGGCGTGCGGCTTTCCATCGACCCCGTCATGCTCAAACGGCTGGCGGTCTACGGCGTGCCCTTGTCGCTAACCGTCGCTCTGGCGGTGGTCATCAGCGTTTCCGACCGCTTCCTCATCAGCTGGTACCTCGGCGAGTCGGCCGCCGGGCTGTACGCGGTCGCGAACGATTTCACGGAGCAGTCGCTCACGATGCTCATGATGGTGGTGAACCTTGCGATGTATCCCCTGGCCGTGCGTGCCTGGGAAGAGCAGGGGCGCGACGCCGCGCAGGACCAGATGCGCAGCAACGCCTCGCTGCTGATGGCAGTGGGGCTGCCGGCCGTGGTGGGCATCGGCGTGCTGACGCCGGGCATTGCCACGTGCTTTTTCGGTGAACGCTTCCGCGAGTCGGCGGTTGGCGTTATGCCGCTGATCGCGATTGCGGCGTTCCTGGGCGGCCTGAAGGCGTACCACTTCGACGCTGCGTTTCAGTTCGCCCACCGCACGATCTATCAGGTATGGATCGTCCTTTTCGTTGCGATCGTCAACATCGTCTTAAACGTCATCGCGATCCCCACGTGGGGCATCAAAGGTGCCGCCGGCGCAACGCTGCTGGCCTACGTCGTGTCGATCGGGCTGACGGCGTACTTCGGCCGGCGGCATTTCGCATTGCCGTTCCCGCTGAAGGCGTGTGCGCAGGTCGTGCTGGCGTGCGGGGTTATGGCAATGGTGCTGTGGCCGTTCCGCGATGCGATCACCCCGGCCATGGTGGCCACCCAGATCGCGGTGGGCATTGGGGTGTACGGAGTGGTCTTGATCGGCAGCAACTTCCTCGGGCTTCGCGACGCGATCGCGCAAAAGTACCTGGGCGTTGAGGTCGATCTGAAGTCGAGCGGTCATTGCGATGGTGACGTTGCGGTGCATCTGGTCGAGACGAGGCAGGCGTAA
- the wbaP gene encoding undecaprenyl-phosphate galactose phosphotransferase WbaP → MTTAYETASELELDFDDLLDDGILDKDDVARARESSDASRNPTGIALQSEAWSSTDAQALRVTFRRCLRTTGPFIGADALALATCGSIAQAMMSWLAPEAAAYVGLAAPLALLPMLVSYWISGLYSEIWVHPVIELRQLSYVTTMTMFAGAAVGLLIWPFPLWCAVAWVAALVLVPLFRVLVRRLLGNAGWWGFPTLIIATGDSVAAITSALLRAKYSGLRPVLLTDPKGKCRTSIMPVVNDPATLESMLRAQGIRHAVVSLPEFSNSRMSKMIDRYGDQIPHMLVWSDASTLPALWGASRNSGRLSGLEVRNSLLLATLQGAKRVLDVVIAWTALVMALPIMVFIAIVMKSTDAGPLFFGHTRIGRHGKPFKAWKFRTMQVNGDQILRDHLARNPAAKAEWERDHKLVNDPRVTRIGRFLRISSLDELPQIWNVLKGDMSLVGPRPIVTAEVHRYGDLFRLYTAVKPGITGLWQVSGRTGIGYEDRVRLDEFYIRHWSPWLDVYIIAKTFVALAKRDGAC, encoded by the coding sequence ATGACCACCGCATACGAAACCGCCAGCGAGCTTGAGCTCGACTTCGACGACCTGCTGGATGACGGCATCCTCGACAAGGACGACGTCGCACGCGCCCGCGAGAGCTCGGACGCGTCGCGCAACCCAACGGGCATCGCGCTGCAGAGCGAGGCCTGGAGCAGCACCGACGCGCAGGCGCTGCGGGTGACGTTCCGCCGGTGCCTTCGCACCACCGGGCCGTTCATCGGCGCCGACGCGCTGGCGCTGGCGACGTGCGGGTCGATCGCGCAGGCCATGATGTCATGGCTTGCGCCCGAGGCGGCAGCGTACGTGGGGCTGGCGGCGCCGCTGGCGCTGTTGCCGATGCTGGTGTCGTACTGGATCAGCGGGCTGTACTCGGAGATCTGGGTGCACCCGGTGATCGAGCTGCGTCAGCTGTCGTACGTGACCACGATGACCATGTTCGCCGGCGCAGCCGTCGGCCTGCTGATCTGGCCGTTCCCGCTATGGTGCGCCGTGGCTTGGGTCGCCGCGCTGGTGTTGGTGCCGCTGTTCCGCGTACTCGTCCGCCGGCTGCTGGGCAACGCGGGGTGGTGGGGCTTCCCGACGCTCATCATCGCCACGGGCGACAGCGTCGCCGCGATCACGAGCGCGCTGCTGCGGGCGAAGTATTCGGGCCTGCGTCCGGTGCTGTTGACCGACCCGAAGGGCAAGTGCCGCACGTCGATCATGCCCGTCGTGAACGACCCGGCCACGCTCGAGTCGATGCTTCGCGCCCAGGGCATTCGCCATGCGGTGGTGTCGCTGCCGGAGTTCTCTAACTCGCGCATGAGCAAGATGATCGACCGCTACGGCGACCAGATTCCGCACATGCTCGTGTGGTCCGACGCGTCCACGCTGCCCGCGCTCTGGGGCGCGTCGCGCAACAGTGGCCGGTTGAGCGGCCTGGAAGTGCGCAACTCGCTGCTGCTGGCGACGCTGCAGGGCGCCAAGCGCGTGCTGGACGTCGTGATCGCCTGGACCGCGCTGGTGATGGCGCTGCCGATCATGGTCTTCATCGCTATCGTCATGAAGTCGACCGACGCAGGCCCGCTGTTCTTCGGCCACACGCGCATCGGGCGCCACGGCAAGCCGTTCAAGGCCTGGAAGTTCCGCACGATGCAGGTCAACGGCGACCAGATCCTGCGCGACCACCTGGCGCGCAACCCGGCGGCCAAGGCGGAGTGGGAGCGCGATCACAAGCTCGTGAACGACCCCCGCGTTACCCGCATTGGCCGGTTCCTGCGCATCAGCAGCTTGGATGAACTCCCTCAGATCTGGAACGTGCTGAAGGGCGACATGAGCTTGGTCGGCCCGCGCCCGATCGTGACCGCCGAGGTGCATCGGTACGGCGACCTGTTCCGGCTTTACACGGCCGTGAAGCCGGGCATCACCGGTCTGTGGCAAGTGTCGGGCCGCACGGGCATTGGGTACGAGGACCGGGTGCGGCTGGACGAGTTCTACATCCGCCATTGGTCGCCCTGGCTGGACGTCTACATCATCGCCAAGACGTTTGTGGCGCTGGCCAAGCGTGATGGAGCTTGTTGA